The genomic segment GATAGTGTTGAATATCAGGCAATAGTGCGAATGCTTGGCGCAAACGTGCAAAATCTCGGGGGCGCGCGCTACGCAGGGCTAAGCGCGCCAGTACACGCTGCATGTCACCGATTTTTTTCAGGGCGTCTTGTAATTGAGGATAGGGAGAGTCCATCAAGCCTTGAATATTACGCTGGCGTTTTTTAAGCACAGTCACGTCAGTTAGTGGCCTGTGGATCCAGCGCTGCAATAAACGACTGCCCATAGATGTCGAGGTTTTATCCAGTATACTTGCTAGGGTGTTTTCTGTGCCGCCAGATAGGTTCAGTGTAAGTTCGAGGTTTCGTCTGGTGGCCGCATCCATCACAACTGTGTCGTTATGAGCTTCGAGCACAATTCGGTCAATGTGGGGCAGGGCAGAGCGTTGAGTATCTTTAATATACTGCATCACGCAGCCTGCAGCGCATATACCTATTTGATGGTTCTGTACGCCGAAACCCGATAATTCATTGGTACCGAATTGGCTGGTAAGCTGGCTGGTGGCAGTTTGCAAATCGAATTCCCACTGAGGTCGGCGACGTAGCCCTTTGCGTTGTTCAATCAAGTGACCGTAAGCAAAGTCATCTGGGTATAAAAGCTCTACAGGATTCGTACGTTGAAGCTCAGCCGCTAGGGCTTCTTCACCGTTAAGTTCACATAAAGTGAAGCGTCCGCTGGTTACATCTAAAGTGGCAAAACCAAATACCAATGTTTGGTTGCTTTTTTGTACAGGGCAAAAGACAGCGGCTAAGATGTTGTCTTGTTTGTCATTAAGCAATGCTTCGTCTGATACCGTGCCGGGTGTAACAATACGTTGCACCTTGCGTTCTACAGGGCCTTTGCTGGTAGCAGGATCGCCAACTTGTTCAACAATGGCCACTGATTGGCCCATTTTAACCAAGCGGGCCAGATAGTTTTCAACCGCATGATAAGGTACGCCCGCCATGGGAATGGCGTTACCGCCGGATTTCCCTCTGGCGGTAAGAGAGATATCCAGTAATTCTGAGGCCTTTTTAGCATCGTCAAAAAAGAGTTCGTAAAAATCACCCATACGATAAAATAACAGGATATCAGGATGCTCAGCTTTAATTTTCAAATATTGCTGCATCATAGGAGTATGCTGCTGCAAAGATGAAGAGGTTGTCGATGCTGATGTGTTCGTTTTTGGCATGGAATACGGCACTCTTGTTTATCTGGTGGTTACTCAGGTGGTGTATCGAGAAGTAACGTTAACGCTTTGTTTAGCTTTTAATGTTTGGCATGCTTACGGGACTCGCTATGTCTTTGTTAGCGTGTCAGACAACCCGGTAATGGATGTAAAATATGACAAACAATTCAATTTTTTTAGCACAACAACTCGGTGAACAACTGCAGCAATTAGGCTGGAGTGTTACCTGTGCTGAGTCATGTACTGGAGGGGGCATAGGATACGCCATCACAAGTACATCTGGAAGCTCAAGCTGGTTCAAAAGTGGTTATATTACCTACTCGAATGAAGCAAAGCAGAGCATGCTAGGTGTGAGCGAGCAAACCTTAGCCAAATTTGGTGCGGTATCCCAAGCTGTGGTGGAGCAAATGGCATTGGGTGCGACTAATGCTGCAAAGGCTAATGTTGCTGTTTCCGTTAGCGGAATAGCGGGCCCTGACGGTGGAAGCGCCGAAAAACCTGTGGGGACGGTTTGGTTCGGGTTTGCAATAAATGGCGATGTATCTGCGGTTTGTCAGTGCTTTTCTGGCGACCGGCATGAGGTACGCTCAAAAGCGATTGAATATGCATTAAACCAGCTTAGCAGCCTATTGAAATCTTGATCGCAAGTACGCGGATATGACACTTGATCAAGATTATTTAGAAAGTGGCTACTGCCTTGTGAAACACTTTATACATGGGGCTGAATTGAGTGCGCTGCGAGAAATTGCATTGCGGTTTAAAGCTAGCTGGATAGATACCAATCGAGAGTTTTACTCAACGAGGGCGGTTAATGCCGCCTATTTAACCAATGGCGAGCATATTAATGAAGCGGATAGACTAAGCCTGTTTCAGTTAATTGCTTCTAAGAAGTTGCGGCTTCAACTTAAAAAGGTATTTCGCCAATCACCTGCTTTTATGAATACTCAGTTATTTTTTAACCCATATAACAAGAAACAGAAGAATTACTGGCATAGAGATCCTCAATATCATTTAAATATAGAGCAGCAAAAGCGAGCATTGCAGGGAGCTGATGTCGTGCATTTTAGAATTGCGCTTAAGGATGAGCCAGGCATTGAACTTGTACCAAAAAGTCATAAAAATTGGGACAGCGAAGAAGAACTCTCAGTACGAATGCAAACAAACGGAAGGGTGAACAGTGATGATCTTAGCTCTGGAAAGCTTATCCCGTTGCAGGCAGGGGACTTGCTGATCTTTTCAGCTAATATGATCCATCGAGGCGTATACGGCTTGAACAGATTGTCTTTAGATATTTTACTCTGCGACGCGGTCCCTAAGTTGTTAGAATTCGCTCAAGAGGACTGTTTACCTCAGCTACAGGTGTTGAAGTATCTAACTCACCCTGAGGTGTTTGAATTGACAAGAAAAATAAAGAGTAATCATTAAATTCATTGAATAACATGTGCGTCGTAATATACCGGACACATGAAGCGACTCACTTTTATTGAGGAATTAGTATGTTAGCAACAGGTACGTTTGAAGTGGATTTATCACCACAGGATGACAAAACTGCGCCAGCAGGGCGTATGTTGATAGATAAAGCCTATGTTGGAGATTTGGTTGGCACAGGGGCTGGGCAAATGATCAGCAAGCGTACTGAAAATGGTGTCGCTATTTACTTTGCCATAGAAGAAGTCACAGCAACCCTCGACGGAAAAGCGGGTCAGTTTACTTTGTTGCACAGAGGGAAAATGTCAGCTCAAGAACAGTCGTTGGACATAAGTATTTTAGAAAGCTCGGGTAGTGGCGAGTTAAGTTCAATTAGCGGTAGGATGCGTATTATTCAGCTAGACGGCAAGCACAGCTATGAATTGGATTATGCGTTTTAGTTCATTGCTATTTTGTTTATTTATCAGTTCCCTTGAAATGAAGAAATGTGTAGAGAGAAACTCATGAAAAAGATAACCGGTAGTTGTTTATGTGACACTGTGCGCTTTGAATGTGATGATTCAATCGAAAGCTTTCAT from the Paraglaciecola mesophila genome contains:
- a CDS encoding phytanoyl-CoA dioxygenase family protein, whose amino-acid sequence is MTLDQDYLESGYCLVKHFIHGAELSALREIALRFKASWIDTNREFYSTRAVNAAYLTNGEHINEADRLSLFQLIASKKLRLQLKKVFRQSPAFMNTQLFFNPYNKKQKNYWHRDPQYHLNIEQQKRALQGADVVHFRIALKDEPGIELVPKSHKNWDSEEELSVRMQTNGRVNSDDLSSGKLIPLQAGDLLIFSANMIHRGVYGLNRLSLDILLCDAVPKLLEFAQEDCLPQLQVLKYLTHPEVFELTRKIKSNH
- the pncC gene encoding nicotinamide-nucleotide amidase — protein: MTNNSIFLAQQLGEQLQQLGWSVTCAESCTGGGIGYAITSTSGSSSWFKSGYITYSNEAKQSMLGVSEQTLAKFGAVSQAVVEQMALGATNAAKANVAVSVSGIAGPDGGSAEKPVGTVWFGFAINGDVSAVCQCFSGDRHEVRSKAIEYALNQLSSLLKS
- a CDS encoding DUF3224 domain-containing protein, with translation MLATGTFEVDLSPQDDKTAPAGRMLIDKAYVGDLVGTGAGQMISKRTENGVAIYFAIEEVTATLDGKAGQFTLLHRGKMSAQEQSLDISILESSGSGELSSISGRMRIIQLDGKHSYELDYAF